The sequence below is a genomic window from Bosea sp. F3-2.
GGTGAAGAAGCTCGCCGGATAGCGCTGGATGAAGTCCCGGAGCGCGCCGGGCTCGTCGCTGGCGCGGATGCGCTGCCAGACATCGGCATCGGTCTCCTCGCGGTTGAGGTAGAAATCGCCGAGCAGCGAGAGCGAGAGCTCAGGGGTCTGGCGGCCGGAGGTCGCATCGTAGACGCTCTTCTGGACGCGGCGGAACAGGGTCGCCACCTCGAGTCCTGGCTGGTCGATCTCGCGCACCAGCGCCGCCGTGAAGGGGCTGTTGCGGCCGGCGCCGTCGGCGGCGACGTCGTTGGCCTGCGTCGCATAGGCGATGACCATGCCCTGCGCCCGCGCCACGGGAGCGAGGCCGGAGCCGACCGAGAAGCCGCGCGTCGCCTGCCGCCTGGCGAGCTGGTTGACGAAGGGGTTGTTGCGGCAGGCGTCCAGCACCATGATCTTGACGCCCCTGGCATAGTTCAGGGCGGTGACGACATCGGCCAGCCGCGTCGTCTCGTATTGGACGCCGACCTCGTCCTCAATCTTGGCCTCGATCGGCACAAGGTAGTTCTCGCCGTTGAACTGGAAGCCGTGGCCGGCGAAGTAGAACATGACGGAATCGGCGTCTTGTGCCAGCCGGGCGAAGCGGGTCAGCGCCGCATCCATGCCGCGCTTGTCGAGATCGATACCGTCGATCACCTCGAAGCCGACCTTGCGCAGCGCCACGGCCATGTCGCCGGCGTCGTTGACCGTATTCAGCAGGACGGGCGCGTTGCGATAGCTGGAATTACCGATGACGAGCGCAACGCGGCGCTCTGGAGCCGGCGCCGCCATGGCCAGGCCCGTCAGCATGAGCATGATCAGCCCGCAGAGTCTGGCGATGAGGATCATGACCCCCTTCCTTGCGTCAGGCTACCGCATGGCTTCGCCGGACTCCAGAACAAAGCCGCTCCAGCTATAGCATCGGACTGAAAAGTGGAATCCGCTTTTCGGAAGAATCCGATGCGATAACAAATAGATAGATCATCGTTATCGCGTCCGATGGACGCGCGGCGATCTAGGTCAGCGCCAGGTGTTCCGCTTGAAGGGGAGGAGCCGCGCTGGTAGCCTCCCTGTATTCGTCTCGTGGATGGGAGACGTCGATGCCATCGAGGGCGCTTCGCCTCATACTCGCCCTGGTACCGGCGGCTCTGGCCTGCGCCATTGCCATCGCGCTTCCGATCGGCGAGGCTGCGGCCCAGGCGCGCGCGATGCAGCGCAGCCCGGCCCCAGCAAGCGCCAAGCTCAACTTCGTCGGCCTTGCCAACAATGACCGCGTTCCCGGCAAGTTCACGGTCCGCTTTGCGATCAGCGGCATGGAGATCGCGCCCGCCGGGCAGGCCAGGCGCAACACCGGGCACCATCACCTGCTGATCGACACCGAGCTGCCGGCGCTCGACCAGCCGATCCCGAGCG
It includes:
- a CDS encoding caspase family protein, producing MILIARLCGLIMLMLTGLAMAAPAPERRVALVIGNSSYRNAPVLLNTVNDAGDMAVALRKVGFEVIDGIDLDKRGMDAALTRFARLAQDADSVMFYFAGHGFQFNGENYLVPIEAKIEDEVGVQYETTRLADVVTALNYARGVKIMVLDACRNNPFVNQLARRQATRGFSVGSGLAPVARAQGMVIAYATQANDVAADGAGRNSPFTAALVREIDQPGLEVATLFRRVQKSVYDATSGRQTPELSLSLLGDFYLNREETDADVWQRIRASDEPGALRDFIQRYPASFFTVDARTRLDLIERRSLATSERDRLVREFAERERALLERLERAEQGRQQAATDLARQERGEAIAPPPPATGDTTRVKPAPIPPKPPTGDTAERSRLADELARREKELAALEAEKRRLAEERRNVEQALAARLGTLAPSPPDRSTQPQAMPASAPRPAERRADTPAAGAPAKANCSELLLRAQLGELTPAAREQLQQCR